The nucleotide sequence TCATGCTGATCCTCATTGCTGCCTTAGCTTCAACACCTTTATTCACTTGGTTGTTGTCACGACTGATGAATCGTTTCCCTGTACTTCAAGGTGACACCGCCTCAGTTGCGCTATCGCTATTTAATTTAGCTATTCTTTTAACCGCAACGATCATGCTCGTCGGCAACAGCTACAATCCATTTCTCTACTATCGTTTCTAATTGGAGTTGAAAAAAATGAAGCATAAATTAAATGTCTCGGTCTTTATTATCGCTCTATTCGGAATCGGGCTGATGAACCTGTTCTCCCCTAAGTCCACAACCGTTTCAGAGATGGAGAAGCGCGAATTGGCAGCACTTCCCCAGTTCTCAATCAACGAGCTTTTTCACAATAACTTCACGATTCAATTCGATAATTATTTCGCAGATCACTTCATGCTTCGCAATCAATTGCTGGAAGTCAGCAGTTCGTTCAAAGAGTTGAAAGGGTTCGAGAGCACCGATAATGTGCAAATTATTAATCGTACCGGGGGCAATAATACAGGCGGGAATTCAGAAAATGGATCAACAGCGTCAGGTTACTTAGTGCTGGGAGATCGTTCGATGATGCTTTATCACTTTCGTAACGCTGCGGCTGACAATTATGGAAAGGCATTAAATCGGTTCCAGACGTCCATCTCACCTCAAGTGAACGTTTACTCCTTAATTGTTCCGCCTGCAATTGAATTTGTAGAGGACGACAGCTATAGAGAGCTTTCTTCATCAGCAAAGTCGGGCATAGAATATACTTACGGGCAGTATAATCCGGCAATTATCCCAGTTGATGCGTATCGTGCAATTGCAGATCATTCGGATGAGTATGTTTACTTCCGATCTGACAATCACTGGACAGCATTGGGTGCTTATTACGCATACACTGCTTTCATGGATACCATTATCGAACCAGCTGTTCCGCTAGAAGACTATAAATCGGGAGTCATCAGCCAATACTTAGGAACATCCTATACATCTACCCTTGCCAAGTCGGTCCGAGAAAACCCCGACGATGTTACCTACTATAAGCCTGCGACTCCATACAGCTATACCTATTATCAAAAGAATGGCAAAGCCGTTGAACGCCGTGCAGTAGTAGATCCCGAGTTTGCGGCAAAGGGTAACGGAGCATATGCCGTATTTTTAGGCGGTGACCATCCATGGGGTGAAATTACGACGGATGTAGGTAACGGCAAACGAATCGTGGTCATTAAGGATTCATATGCTAATCCGTTCATTCCGTTCTTAATTCCGCACTTCGAAGAGATCTATTATATCGATCCTCGGTCCTATGAAGGAAATATCGTACAGTTCGTTCGTGATAAGCAAATTACAGATGTTCTGTTTCTTAATAGCATTATCGTAACCTCATATAGTGGGATTGCAGATTTACTCAACGAGCGTATGGACGCTGTTAGTTCTATTGAATCGTAATTGAACGTACTTTATAATTACAATGTAATGATTGGTTATCCTCACACACCCTAAGAACAAGGAGCGAAGATCAACATGTATGATATTGCGATTATTGGAGCAGGCCCAGCCGGAGCGAGTGCGGCTATCTTTGCTGCTAAAGCGGGCAAGAAGACATTAGTGCTCGATAATGACAAGAGCATGACGAAGAAGGCTTGGGTTCTCAATCACTATGGCGTACCTGAAGTTACTGGTCCTGATCTAGTGGAAACGGGTAAAAGCCAAGCTGCTAAGCTAGGCGCGGAGATCGTTCAAGAAACTGTCGTTAACATCACTAAGCAGGAGACAGGCTTCAAGCTCGATACCGAAAGCCAAGTGTATGAAGCCGCACAAGTCATTATAGCGACTGGTGTTGCTATTGATCTTGCGGAGAGTGCAGGCATTAAGACGAAAGATGGCACAGAGCCACGGATCAAGAAGGTAATCGACGCTGAAGCAGATGGCAAAACGAACATCGAAGGGATCTGGGCAGCTGGTACGGTTGCGGGTGTGAGCGTTCATACGATCATTACAGCAGGCGATGGTGCTAAAGTTGCGATTAACGTTATCAGCCAACTGAATGGTTCGCGATATGTGGATCACGATATATTGAAAGCATAATTGGATATATAATAATTAATAAGCCGAGAGATAACAGGTGTGATCACCTAAAGTCGCTCGGCTTTTATAATATCTCTATAGATCAGTCCAATGAGTGGGTCGTTGCAAGAAAGTAGGCAAAATCGTTTCTTTGTTGCCTTTTGTTGAGTTAATTTGCATCTGGGTCAGGAACATGCTAGTAGAAAGGTTCGCTCCACTTAAATTTGCATCACGTAAGTCAGCGCCAATGAAGTCTACACCTCTTAAGTCCGCATTTTGAAGATTTGATGCAATTAAATATGCGCCTCTAAAATCTGTTGCTCTTAAATCTTTCCCTTTAAAGCTTTTCCCCACCCCATCCACACCTCTAAGGTTAAGATTTCGTCTACTCTTAGGTGAAGATATCTTGGATATGAATTCATTGCGAATTATCTCGCTTGTTGCGGATAGTAATTCATTTATTGGCATTCGATAAGTCATCATATCCAAAGCGAGTATGCTATCGGCATCCAGCTTCGTTAGGCTCTGCAACAGTTCGAATTGTTCATGCAATTGATCAGATAACGAATACGAAGCTTTATAGGATAAAGCCTCAGCAACATACGCTATCATTTCAAATAGCTGCTCCATAATCGGAAACACTCGAAACATTTTTTCAGCAACTTCAGGACGCTCTCGCCAATTTTGCCCATTGAAAGTAATCTGAGACACCATTTGTCCCGCACCAAGGCAGTCAAAGACTGTGCATCCTTTAAATCCTGTTGCTCTAAGATTGCTATGAATTTGACAGCGAAAATCTGATTGCAGGTTAGGAAATGGAGTTCCCGCAGACTTATTGATTGCAAAATCATTGGATGCAACAATATTAAGCGCAGTGCAGCATAGACCAAAGCAGTTTGAACAATCTGCTCTTAATCCTTTACGAAAATGGATTGCCGCCGTATGATCAAAACCACTGTCTTCGAACATACTCACTCTTCCTTTCAGTCTCTAGGTATCGAACGGCTCCAACAAGCCCATCTCCAAACAGATGTTGATCGACAGCTTATTCGTAGCCGTCTGGAACTTCATCTCCATGAAATCTCCATCTATCATCACGATTTCTCCAATTCCAAACTTACGATGGTTCAAAATCTTACCGATCATTAATTCCGACCTAGCTTTAATCGCATTGGTATTAATTGATGCATTCATCAAACTTTCCGATCGCAGAAGCGAAGGATTCATAATCTTTCGAACATCTGCTACAAATATTGACTCGTGTGTCTTCGCACCATCTCTTTGCCCATAAACAATTAACTCCAAGTGCTTTTTCGCCCTCGTCATTGCAACATAGAATAGACGAGTGGCTTCTACCAAATTGCCATCCTTAACTTCATTAGAAGACGGAATAATGCCTTCAATCAGATCGATCATATATACATGCTCAAATTCGAGTCCTTTTGCACTATGAAAGGTGGAGAACGTTACTGCATTTTCACCTTTTCTATATTTGGCTTTTTTGAGTACAGACTCTAAATATTTCAGCCGGCTCGCAAACTGCTCCATCGTTTCAAGCGGGGCCGCAATTTCTTCCAACGTATTTAAAATACCGATTAAATATTCTTTTCGAAAACCGAGCCATTCGCACAGCTTTTCGAGTGCCTTCTCATAGCCTAGTTGTTCACGAATCGTTCGAATCGCCTGTAGCGGCGGCATTCCCTTCATTTGCAAAAACGTATCTCTACTTGCGGTTAATGGCTTCACCTGATAATCCTGAAGCTGCACAGTATTCAGCAAATTATCAAACACGGATGCATCATTATCTATTTCCTTCAATGCCGCCATCTGCTGCTTACTAATGTAGCCATTAAATTTCAAATGGATTTTCTCCAATATGTCCGTCCGTTTATCGGTAAAGGTCATCCGCATAAAGTTCAATATATCCTCAACGACCCA is from Candidatus Cohnella colombiensis and encodes:
- a CDS encoding DHHW family protein, which translates into the protein MKHKLNVSVFIIALFGIGLMNLFSPKSTTVSEMEKRELAALPQFSINELFHNNFTIQFDNYFADHFMLRNQLLEVSSSFKELKGFESTDNVQIINRTGGNNTGGNSENGSTASGYLVLGDRSMMLYHFRNAAADNYGKALNRFQTSISPQVNVYSLIVPPAIEFVEDDSYRELSSSAKSGIEYTYGQYNPAIIPVDAYRAIADHSDEYVYFRSDNHWTALGAYYAYTAFMDTIIEPAVPLEDYKSGVISQYLGTSYTSTLAKSVRENPDDVTYYKPATPYSYTYYQKNGKAVERRAVVDPEFAAKGNGAYAVFLGGDHPWGEITTDVGNGKRIVVIKDSYANPFIPFLIPHFEEIYYIDPRSYEGNIVQFVRDKQITDVLFLNSIIVTSYSGIADLLNERMDAVSSIES
- a CDS encoding FAD-dependent oxidoreductase; translated protein: MYDIAIIGAGPAGASAAIFAAKAGKKTLVLDNDKSMTKKAWVLNHYGVPEVTGPDLVETGKSQAAKLGAEIVQETVVNITKQETGFKLDTESQVYEAAQVIIATGVAIDLAESAGIKTKDGTEPRIKKVIDAEADGKTNIEGIWAAGTVAGVSVHTIITAGDGAKVAINVISQLNGSRYVDHDILKA
- a CDS encoding pentapeptide repeat-containing protein, yielding MFEDSGFDHTAAIHFRKGLRADCSNCFGLCCTALNIVASNDFAINKSAGTPFPNLQSDFRCQIHSNLRATGFKGCTVFDCLGAGQMVSQITFNGQNWRERPEVAEKMFRVFPIMEQLFEMIAYVAEALSYKASYSLSDQLHEQFELLQSLTKLDADSILALDMMTYRMPINELLSATSEIIRNEFISKISSPKSRRNLNLRGVDGVGKSFKGKDLRATDFRGAYLIASNLQNADLRGVDFIGADLRDANLSGANLSTSMFLTQMQINSTKGNKETILPTFLQRPTHWTDL